The Naumovozyma castellii chromosome 2, complete genome sequence CTATATTCACGTAGTAAGGTTTGTAAATGGCCTAGAACTTGCAAATCTACattaaataagaaaaatggtctttttctttccaaatgtaATTTATAGAGGACATCCTCTAGTGAAAGATCCCAAACAAAAATTAGATAAGCAACTAAAAGAAATGAGGTGTCCGTGTAACCATCTGGACAATAAAGGAACGTACCGAATTTTGTCATCTGagaaatttgataaatcaAATAGCATGTATTTAGAATTAATTCGATCAAATTAATGTTCAAAGTTCCCAAGCCTATTGAACCTGAGCTTGGGAAGGTAAGATAATGAATCTGTCCCGCTTCCAATGATGCTTCATTTCTTGCTTGGAGGGCAGTTGTTAGAACATTCCATAGCTTTTCAAGACTAGGTAACATGGCATTTTCGGTACATTTCATGAATAAACATATTGGGACCTCTAGTTCTGggatattaaataatatgaaGTCATTTGAACTAGATTTTCCTTCGTGATAATCTAATTCAGGAAGTGTAACTGTTGTATTGTTCAATAATGGGTTATTGTTATAATTCTGTAATACTGAAGTGTCGATTCCATCTTTTTGGAAAACTCGGTATATTTCATAGTCTGTTAAATTACCGCACCAAAGTGAAGATTCTGCATCCACACATGTGGAAGAGCTTGTTTTTGCAACTTCTAATCTTTCATGATATAATGCATCTTTATCCCAATTGTTAAATGAAACAATGTCGTAGGGTGAGGTTAACTTTAGTGCAGATTTTCTTTCAGTATATTTTTCCAACATTGGTGGAGTAATAAGTACATCCTTAGGAAATTCGTTTAAGCTTGTATAGTCCATAATTGAAATGGAAgggaaaatgaattgactCTCTGTAGCATTATTTTCACCTTTGAgataatttttttgtaaAGACCGTTGTGCAACTTGAACTAAAATTGCCAGTAAGTTACAAATTTTACAATCATGATTATGTTGAAACGAATGTTGCTCATTATAGGAGTTAAAACAGTATACTATAATATTGGAGGAAAGCTCTACCATTTTGGCTACTTGTAAATCAAATCGTCTAAATGCACCGGCATGTTTCCATCCATCAGTTATATTATTACCGTTACTTCTCAGTGATGAACCAACTTGCCTCTTTTCACAATACTTTCTTCTAGCATATGGATCAGTTTTCAAGAAAGGCAAAATCCCATATGTGATACAAAGAGCCACCATTGCCTCTAAACTATATGTTTCTTGGTTTATATTTTCTGCATCTTGACCCAAATCCTTCAGTAACATATCCTTAATAAGAATGGCAATTTCCCATTTCTGCTTATCATTCTTAATATCCAGATATTTAAATTGGGTCTGTTCTTCCCATGAGATAAAAACGTCCTGAGGATCCACAGAGTTCTTCAATAACCCAGTATTCCCAATCCAACCTTTAGCTACAGTTTGAGATCTTATTACAGTGACAAAATTTGATGTTTTAACACTATAAGGTGGAGCCATCGTGGAATAATGGTGTAACCATGGGAACATCGTAGCGCATTCAGGCAGAGGAGTCTCTTGATGTCGTTGAAGCAAAAGAGAAAGCATCTCCGGAGTAATGCTTGCTGGCACCAATATTGAGGAGTTTGTTCTAGCTAATGCTTTTCTCTTGTTCTGGTCAGCTTGTGGCTCATCGACATGGTTGTTAAATCTTTTCAAGAGAGGATCTGTGTATGGCATGATATGGTCTGTAGATGGTACTTGCTATGGTGTATAGGTAGTCGTTAGGAGTTCTTCTTACTGAAGCAGTATGCTGCAGAACTTCCAATGTTCAGGTTCAGACTACACAGAGGTGGATACCGTCCTTATCCATAGGTCACTCTTTGTTCAAAGTGGACTACGTACGTATGTAGAGGAAATGTTTGTGATTACTGTCACGGATCCCATCAAAATTTCCCGAGCGCTGATACTAAGATtgctgaaatatttcagatACTTGTATGTTTACTCGAATGAGGAGGACATTGGCAATACCAGATTGAGAACGGGTGACTGTGTGATTGTAATGAGTAGGGTATTTAAGATTGCCAACCAGAAGATTTCCTTGGATGTCGATTTTGAAAACGAGAGGGTGAATGGTATTGCTGAGATTGTCCTGATTCCACTGATACAAAACATCGAATATATCACATTAGACTGCAATGGACTAAATGTTAAGGATGTGTGGGTAGAGAATCGAAGATGCGATGATTATATCCATGAGGAGCCCAGCCATGTCTTTGGTGAGGAATTTACTGTGGAAAACTCACATTTAATGAGAGGAAGATTTGCTGACTTGGTAGAAACTCCATCTGAGAGGATCAAATCTCAGTTAACTATTAAGGTCCCCTCCTCCCTTAGGATCACGTTACAAGATACCAGCTCAATTTCCAACTATACTCCTATTACGCCGAGTCTTCGTGGTACGCCGAGCGCATTTCAAGAAGGTCTAGTGTATACCCCAATAACGATTATGATTGAATATGAAGTGAATAATGTCAATGGCATTAAGTTCGATACCTTTGAGGAAGATCGTAACCTATGGAACGCATATACCACGAACACTGAATTATGTGCCTCAGCGCCTTACTGGATGCCGTGTGTGAATTCCTTAGATGAGAAATCGACCTGGGAACTAGAATTTAGTGTTCCAAGGACTATTAAGGACATAGGACGTTCAGGTATCTTagcaaagaaagaagatgatgaaacagAGTTGCAAGCAACCTCTCCTGATATTGTTATTTGCTGTTCAGAATTTACGACTATGAAAGAATCCATGCACCCGACTGATTTATcgaaaaaaattattagtttccaaatatttaatcCTGTGGCACCTCATCATATTGGTTGGACCGTAGGAGCTTTTAGTGTGATAAATTTACCCATGGAAAGCCTTAGTAGTGGCGAATTGGTTCCAGTAAACATATACACATTAAGAGCGCTCGACagaaataatgaagatgaaaatgagaTTGAGGAGATTGTGCTGAATTCCACATTAGTGTGCCATTCTATAATGGATTTTTATTCTAAAGAATTTGGTTCTTATCCCTTTACGTCGTATTCCATTGCATTCTTACCCACAGTTATCAAAACAATGGATTTTGCAGGTgtaacaataatgaattcCAGAAACCTGTATCCAACAAACCAAATTGAGCCTGTATTTGATACAACAGATGAGCTAGCGTGGGCAATTGCCAATCAATGGTCAGGAGTTAACATTACACCGTTGGACCTTAACGATATTTGGTGTTGCGTTGGTATGGCTGGTTATATGGTATTAATGTTTATAAAGCATTTTCTTGGTAATAATGAACTAAAATATAgattgaagataaattgTGAAGCCATTGTGGAACGTGACCATGATATGCCCCCCATCGGTTACTCATTTGTGAATGGGTCCTATCCAATCTCAACAGTGAGTGGAGATCTGAATTTCGTTAAATTGAAAGCGCCTATGGTATTTTATATCCTAGATAGAAGAATGACGAAGACGGAACGTTCCTTTGGTATGTCTAGAGTGTTACCCAAGATTTTCCTGCAAGCAATGAGTGGTGATTTACCTAATAATACTCTGACTGCATCACACTTCCAGCATGTTTGCGAGCGTGTTAATAAGAGCAGGTTGGGATCCTTTTTTCAGGAATGGATTTACGGGTCTGGTGTACCTGTTTTTAGAGTGACCCAACGATTCAATCGTAAGAGAATGGTTGTAGAGATGGGTATAAGACAAgttgatgaggaagatcATGCTATTTTAGGGAAAGACGGATTCTTCAATAGTGCATTGCGTTACCTTCAGAACGATACTTTGAATAAGACCAATGTGTTTACAGGTTCCATGACTATTCGAATACATGAAGCCGACGGGACACCATACGAGCATATTGTAGAAATTAAGGATGTTTTTACGAAGattgaaattcaatataATACTAAGTATagaaagatgaagaaagataCAGAAGGTCCCAGGTTGGGAAACGTTTCATTTGAAGGGTTAACAGATATCTCTCAAACTTCTGATGGTAAAGAGTTACAGATGCAGAATGAAGGATTTGAGTGGATAAGGATTGATTCTGATTTTGAATGGCTGGGAAAATTCCATCTAAACCAACCCGATTATATGTATGCGGCACAGTTACAACAAGATGGTGATGTCGAGGCGCAGGTGGATGCTTTGAGATATTATGAAGATGTTGGTGTTGAATCTGATGTCTATTGTTCAATATTGACAAGGACGATCCTggatgaaaaatatttctatgGTGTTAGAGTGGAGGCATGTAAAACACTGGCCTGTAGTGTGAAAGGTGCGGGTTATTTGGTTCGAATATTCAAGGCATTATTTTGCTTACCAGGATGTGATATCCCGAAAAATAATGACTTCACAAATTTTACCACctactttcttcaaaaagGAATTGTGGAAAGTTTGGGTACTATTGACgatgaaaatattcaaaaatttctaCTAAGTATATTGGAATACAACAGTAATGATGAAAACAAATATGATGACAcagaatatttgattttgttaCTTAACGCAGTAAAGGACAAAAGGGATATTGTTGCTCGATTAGTTAACATGGAAAAGTGGGTTCCAAGCTACcatgataaattaaatattgcTCTACAAAGATTAGGAGCTCAAGACATTGCCACTACAACCAGAAATGGTCATCAAGATGCGATTATTTTTTCCCATTATAAATTGCTTTGTGACGGTGgattaaagaataaagatatattaaagtattattttgaatctGTTTTATTTGAACCAGATCAATTCATTCGTTTCTCACTATTAGAACAATTGATTGCAGCAATCAATTTGGTTATTAATAAGGGCCTAGGGGAACAttataatgaagatatcCAGTTTATGGAAGATGCTCTCTcagatattgaagatgaaataaCAGAACGTAAGGAACGAAATATGAGGTCGACTATAATAGGTTTGATAACTATCCTAAGAAATGAGTTCAAGGATTACCAACCTTTAAAGGATATCTTAAGACAAGTGGTAGAGGTTTCTAATTGTACCACATATCAGAAACGTATTATGTTTGATGTGATGAGAGTGCTCTACTCTTTGACGGATAAGTTCATAATAAAGCTGCCGATGCCCAGAGACACAAGGTTAGTTGcaaaaagaagaggaaaatcTGTTGTGATAAAGAGGCAAGGCTTGATGAAGCTACATATAAAGGCAGAGAGCAagataaagataaaaaaacaaaagacAGGAACTCTTCCTATTAGGTTTGCCAAGATAGCATTGAGATTTAATAAAAGTGTGACTATTTCATCTACTCCTTTTAGCAAGAATGTTAGTATCAAGAAAGTAGATGGGAAATCATTTATTGTTGGAATCAAGAGACGTTAAGTTAAGGCAATAACAGAACAGTATCGCTATTTGAATAGAAAATTGTTTTCAGATGAAAAGCAATCAATATTGATCGGCTAATCCCTTCTTAAAAGgtaaattaataatggacTGTACAAACTGGTACAAAAGAACGCATTATATATCTTCTAAATAGAAATCATCAAAAGTTAAATTTACTTAATCTAATTTTTTAAGTCAagcattttcattatctgcGTAGAGTTTCTATAAATATTTAAGAAAGTTGAGTATTGAGAATTCATAAGCTGATCGatctgaaatatttttatattttaataatgagAATAACTTTAAAAAACCAACCTGCTCAATAGTTagttaataaatttttaaattggaaaaaggGAAAAAATGTTGTCAGTCCTGTTAAACCTCTGTTGAAAATAACAAACATATGTATATACTTAGGAACTAGAACTACTTTCTGATCCTAGCACATTGGATATCTAGGTTAAAATCCTTGTTTAACCCAACATTTCACAGAGCGTTTATTTGATAGGAAATAACTTCTCTAAAGAAATACAAATTCTGAACCCAAACTCTAAAATTATGTACctctttgaatattaaCGGAGCGTTCAACCTTCCAAACTTCGAAACAAGATAATTCTGTCAGTTTATAATTACTATGTAACGCGTCGCTCGCTTGTGACGCGTAAACGctttaatttcaatcttgCAATAATAAACTTCAGGTAGCCATCTATTTAACTCTCATGAAGAATTAGCAGAGCTAACCGATAATGACTGAGATAGAAAATACATACATGCAAGGTGAGCAACCACAAGAAGGTCTCCAGGACCTTATGGATGTAGACGAACAAGAACCAGCGCTGGAAGAGAATCAACTCACCATCGCAGAACAgatcaaatcaaaatcGTCGAGGCTACcattatcaaaataaaaaaaatagcCAAGATGGATTcagaatatataattaCATCAAATGCTGCATTTATGGCTACCGCGTTTGCCACTGAGTTATTTATACAGTCTTTTTGCGAAGAAGCTGTTGTACTGGgtcaattgaataaaacagggaaaaaaacaaacacTGCCCCTACAGGTAGCAGTAGACTAGGGTATAATGAAATGTCAGAATGTGTCAGGAAGAAGGagaatttccaattcctCGAAGATGTTCTCTTGCCTATCACTACATCCCGTATAAAAGATGTGACTCACAAAAATAGAGCGAAACCTATTGATgcagaaaaagaaaaggaggCAGAGGttttggaagaagaagatggagaGCAAGAGGAGGAAGTAGAAATGGAAAGAGGAAATGCTATAACAACTGATACAGTAGGGAACgagaaaaatgataaaatatcTGAGGAATCTAGCAAAGTTCAAAAATCATTAtcctttttcaaatatcaGGCGAATAAACCAAATAAAGTTGTTGATGCACCACCTCCATCATCCAATTCCACAAATAAAAAGAGTCTTATCGGTAGAATCGAGGAAGATGACCTGGAAACTAGCGAccttgatgaagaagaggaagccGAAGACTTAATGACCCAGGCCGTTCAAGGACAACTAGAAGAGGTCGAACAACTAAACCACGTTGTGGATATTGACAAGGACGATAGTAATTCAGAGGATGACATAGAAGAGAATCCAATGATAAATGATGAAGCAGTAGCATAATGGTGATATGATTCTAATGATATTCGTTACCCTGCGGCATCCGGGTAGgcattttgaattttcgaaaatgaaagattcaccttcaaaagataataaGTAACGTTAACATAAGTTTATAGAAATGTAGTTCAGATAAAACTCAAAAAGacattagtattattattatactGCTCCTCGCATACATCTTCTCTGATATTTCTCAACCATGTCAAAGAAACAGGAATATATTGCGAAAAtcaaatatcaaaataacCTCCCTCCACCGCTACTACCACCAAAATTACTTACTTATTCATTCAATCCCGCTGAAGCAGT is a genomic window containing:
- the PPS1 gene encoding tyrosine/serine/threonine protein phosphatase PPS1 (ancestral locus Anc_1.312), with the protein product MPYTDPLLKRFNNHVDEPQADQNKRKALARTNSSILVPASITPEMLSLLLQRHQETPLPECATMFPWLHHYSTMAPPYSVKTSNFVTVIRSQTVAKGWIGNTGLLKNSVDPQDVFISWEEQTQFKYLDIKNDKQKWEIAILIKDMLLKDLGQDAENINQETYSLEAMVALCITYGILPFLKTDPYARRKYCEKRQVGSSLRSNGNNITDGWKHAGAFRRFDLQVAKMVELSSNIIVYCFNSYNEQHSFQHNHDCKICNLLAILVQVAQRSLQKNYLKGENNATESQFIFPSISIMDYTSLNEFPKDVLITPPMLEKYTERKSALKLTSPYDIVSFNNWDKDALYHERLEVAKTSSSTCVDAESSLWCGNLTDYEIYRVFQKDGIDTSVLQNYNNNPLLNNTTVTLPELDYHEGKSSSNDFILFNIPELEVPICLFMKCTENAMLPSLEKLWNVLTTALQARNEASLEAGQIHYLTFPSSGSIGLGTLNINLIELILNTCYLIYQISQMTKFGTFLYCPDGYTDTSFLLVAYLIFVWDLSLEDVLYKLHLERKRPFFLFNVDLQVLGHLQTLLREYSPKRSQNHENYSSNAIEPLRVSPEMFSSIFLIKLPKSSDFSKLNGPLPSKILEHLYLGSLDHAQSPELLKRLGITHIVSVGEELSWVIKSRSRGISSPAPLKSVANNNRVGSSTLRRATMVANTSPPVPTEPTGSSYEVFTHDGFKVCRINNLQDNGCDPLLNQLNMLLAFIDECYNSGGKVLVHCMVGVSRSATVCIAECMKRLQCDVLKAYLYVRVRRLNVIIQPNLMFMYELLKWQEIQGISKRIDWHILCRSIAELNAKYTT
- the TAF2 gene encoding transcription initiation factor TFIID subunit TAF2 (ancestral locus Anc_1.76); amino-acid sequence: MLQNFQCSGSDYTEVDTVLIHRSLFVQSGLRTYVEEMFVITVTDPIKISRALILRLLKYFRYLYVYSNEEDIGNTRLRTGDCVIVMSRVFKIANQKISLDVDFENERVNGIAEIVLIPLIQNIEYITLDCNGLNVKDVWVENRRCDDYIHEEPSHVFGEEFTVENSHLMRGRFADLVETPSERIKSQLTIKVPSSLRITLQDTSSISNYTPITPSLRGTPSAFQEGLVYTPITIMIEYEVNNVNGIKFDTFEEDRNLWNAYTTNTELCASAPYWMPCVNSLDEKSTWELEFSVPRTIKDIGRSGILAKKEDDETELQATSPDIVICCSEFTTMKESMHPTDLSKKIISFQIFNPVAPHHIGWTVGAFSVINLPMESLSSGELVPVNIYTLRALDRNNEDENEIEEIVLNSTLVCHSIMDFYSKEFGSYPFTSYSIAFLPTVIKTMDFAGVTIMNSRNLYPTNQIEPVFDTTDELAWAIANQWSGVNITPLDLNDIWCCVGMAGYMVLMFIKHFLGNNELKYRLKINCEAIVERDHDMPPIGYSFVNGSYPISTVSGDLNFVKLKAPMVFYILDRRMTKTERSFGMSRVLPKIFLQAMSGDLPNNTLTASHFQHVCERVNKSRLGSFFQEWIYGSGVPVFRVTQRFNRKRMVVEMGIRQVDEEDHAILGKDGFFNSALRYLQNDTLNKTNVFTGSMTIRIHEADGTPYEHIVEIKDVFTKIEIQYNTKYRKMKKDTEGPRLGNVSFEGLTDISQTSDGKELQMQNEGFEWIRIDSDFEWLGKFHLNQPDYMYAAQLQQDGDVEAQVDALRYYEDVGVESDVYCSILTRTILDEKYFYGVRVEACKTLACSVKGAGYLVRIFKALFCLPGCDIPKNNDFTNFTTYFLQKGIVESLGTIDDENIQKFLLSILEYNSNDENKYDDTEYLILLLNAVKDKRDIVARLVNMEKWVPSYHDKLNIALQRLGAQDIATTTRNGHQDAIIFSHYKLLCDGGLKNKDILKYYFESVLFEPDQFIRFSLLEQLIAAINLVINKGLGEHYNEDIQFMEDALSDIEDEITERKERNMRSTIIGLITILRNEFKDYQPLKDILRQVVEVSNCTTYQKRIMFDVMRVLYSLTDKFIIKLPMPRDTRLVAKRRGKSVVIKRQGLMKLHIKAESKIKIKKQKTGTLPIRFAKIALRFNKSVTISSTPFSKNVSIKKVDGKSFIVGIKRR
- the DPB3 gene encoding DNA polymerase epsilon noncatalytic subunit (ancestral locus Anc_1.311), which codes for MDSEYIITSNAAFMATAFATELFIQSFCEEAVVLGQLNKTGKKTNTAPTGSSRLGYNEMSECVRKKENFQFLEDVLLPITTSRIKDVTHKNRAKPIDAEKEKEAEVLEEEDGEQEEEVEMERGNAITTDTVGNEKNDKISEESSKVQKSLSFFKYQANKPNKVVDAPPPSSNSTNKKSLIGRIEEDDLETSDLDEEEEAEDLMTQAVQGQLEEVEQLNHVVDIDKDDSNSEDDIEENPMINDEAVA